The following are from one region of the Pelotomaculum isophthalicicum JI genome:
- a CDS encoding lytic transglycosylase domain-containing protein, producing the protein MDISILVRMLLMNYLSTILTGEKKVNEQTGSNDNDFESFLALALAGSSLSQGGLSSCYGISSGVSTRRVKSASPKHVSQGGSTVSSGYAQKTASRTSGEKAGTGLSGLIDRICSKYGVDAALVKSVIQAESSFNPNATSSAGAMGLMQLMPGTADSLGVNDPYDPVQNVDGGVRYLRQLLNRYDGDSRLALAAYNAGPGAVDQAGGIPNYRETRDYVKKVLESRVNFMV; encoded by the coding sequence TTGGATATAAGCATACTGGTTAGAATGCTATTAATGAACTATCTGTCAACTATCCTTACCGGAGAAAAAAAAGTCAATGAGCAAACCGGGAGTAATGATAACGATTTTGAGTCGTTTCTGGCTCTGGCCCTGGCCGGCAGTAGTCTCAGTCAAGGTGGCCTCTCTTCCTGTTACGGTATTTCCAGCGGTGTCTCCACACGGCGGGTAAAATCTGCTTCACCTAAGCACGTCAGTCAAGGCGGGAGCACTGTTTCATCAGGTTACGCGCAGAAAACCGCTAGCCGTACCTCCGGTGAGAAAGCCGGTACGGGCTTGTCCGGTTTGATTGATCGGATTTGCTCCAAGTACGGGGTTGACGCGGCGCTGGTTAAATCAGTCATCCAGGCGGAGTCCAGTTTTAACCCGAACGCCACTTCGTCCGCGGGGGCTATGGGGCTGATGCAACTGATGCCAGGCACAGCCGATTCCCTGGGTGTGAATGACCCCTACGATCCGGTGCAGAATGTCGACGGCGGCGTGCGCTATTTAAGGCAACTCCTAAACCGTTACGATGGAGACAGCAGACTTGCCCTGGCAGCGTACAACGCCGGTCCGGGAGCGGTTGACCAGGCGGGAGGGATACCGAACTACCGGGAAACCAGGGATTACGTGAAAAAGGTACTGGAAAGCAGGGTAAACTTTATGGTGTAA